Proteins found in one Asterias rubens chromosome 12, eAstRub1.3, whole genome shotgun sequence genomic segment:
- the LOC117297400 gene encoding kelch-like ECH-associated protein 1B, whose translation MASSIMPSLETNEGGKISHRRTSGGGMTFTSDRHPRNAFSVLNELRQKKDLCDVLLVVETVKFHAHKVVLASCSPYFKAMFTGGYKECRKGMIELKDIHPCVFSLIIEFMYTSEITINEHNVLTVLPKAVMYQITDVIECCCTFLKEELDPSNCIGISAYAQQHGLTSLHAAAREFICRKFCEVSKTEEFMNLTLVQLVALIKHDKLNVWCESQVYNACLRWILHSEGERRPCFEKLLGCGGIRCEHLTPAFLKKQLERCDFLKGEPRCKDFLSKIFQELRLHKICKTPKRNPISACVIYTAGGYLRQSLVNMECYNPEDDVWHKLADLIEPRSGLSAATVAGIFYAVGGRNNTTEANTDSNRLDAYNPLKNQWKTLAPMNKPRNRVGTAVLDGLLYAIGGSEGCNKHNSAERYNADEDKWTMIAPMHTKRIGVGCAVVNRLLYAVGGYDGNNRLDGVECFHPENDEWTVVAPMSARRSGAGVCSIGNYLYAVGGYDGVSQLNSVERYDVERDTWEYVASMNSRRSALSVDVVGGKLYALGGYDGQDFLASVECFDPETNKWTITTNMSSGRSGAGVAVGMEPCRTCGNNNPCRALTPSN comes from the exons ATGGCATCCTCCATTATGCCCAGTTTAGAGACCAATGAAGGAGGGAAGATATCCCATAGAAGGACTAGTGGTGGCGGTATGACCTTCACGAGTGATCGACATCCACGCAACGCATTCTCTGTACTCAATGAGCTACGACAAAAGAAGGATCTATGTGACGTCCTGCTGGTTGTGGAAACAGTCAAATTCCATGCGCATAAGGTTGTACTGGCATCTTGTAGCCCCTACTTCAAGGCCATGTTCACAGGCGGCTATAAAGAATGCAGGAAAGGAATGATAGAGCTGAAAGATATTCATCCGTGTGTATTTTCATTAATTATAGAATTCATGTACACATCTGAGATTACAATTAATGAGCATAATGTTCTGACTGTGTTACCCAAAGCTGTTATGTATCAAATCACTGACGTGATTGAATGCTGTTGTACATTCTTAAAGGAAGAACTTGACCCGAGTAATTGTATAGGTATATCGGCCTATGCACAGCAACATGGATTGACATCGTTACATGCAGCGGCACGGGAATTCATCTGTCGAAAATTTTGTGAAGTTTCCAAGACGGAGGAGTTTATGAATCTAACTCTAGTCCAGTTAGTCGCTCTCATTAAACACGATAAGCTAAATGTATGGTGTGAATCTCAGGTTTATAACGCATGTTTACGATGGATACTACACAGTGAAGGAGAACGGAGGCCTTGCTTTGAGAAACTGCTCGGATGCGGAGGCATCCGATGTGAACATCTTACACCAGCATTTCTTAAGAAACAACTTGAGAGATGCGATTTCCTCAAAGGTGAACCCCGATGTAAAGACTTCCTGTCCAAGATCTTCCAGGAGCTGCGATTACATAAGATATGTAAGACGCCCAAAAGAAACCCTATCTCTGCATGTGTGATCTATACAGCAGGAGGATACCTACGCCAATCATTAGTCAATATGGAGTGTTATAACCCAGAAGATGACGTCTGGCATAAACTGGCTGATCTAATTGAACCACGTAGTGGTCTTAGTGCTGCTACCGTAGCAGGGATATTCTACGCCGTTGGAGGTAGGAATAACACTACTGAAGCCAACACAGACTCTAATAGGCTTGATGCCTACAATCCTTTAAAGAATCAATGGAAGACATTGGCACCAATGAATAAGCCAAGGAACAGAGTGGGTACAGCCGTGCTAGATGGTTTGTTGTATGCAATCGGTGGATCGGAAGGATGCAATAAACACAACTCAGCTGAAAG ATACAACGCTGATGAAGATAAATGGACTATGATAGCTCCAATGCATACTAAACGTATCGGTGTTGGTTGTGCAGTAGTGAATAGACTCTTGTATGCTGTAGGGGGTTATGATGGTAATAACAGGCTGGATGGTGTAGAATGTTTCCACCCGGAGAATGACGAATGGACTGTAGTAGCGCCAATGAGTGCACGACGAAGTGGAGCAG GTGTGTGCAGCATCGGTAACTACCTGTATGCAGTGGGTGGATACGATGGAGTCAGTCAACTGAATAGTGTTGAACGCTATGATGTAGAGAGAGATACATGGGAATATGTTGCCTCTATGAACTCTAGACGTAGTGCTCTGAGTGTTGATGTCGTAGGAGGCAAGCTTTATGCGTTGG GCGGTTATGATGGACAAGACTTCTTAGCGTCAGTCGAATGTTTTGATCCTGAAACCAATAAATGGACAATAACTACAAACATGAGTAGTGGACGAAGTGGAGCTGGGGTAGCTGTAGGTATGGAACCATGCAGAACATGTGGGAACAATAATCCATGTAGAGCATTAACACCTTCAAACTGA